Proteins found in one Vitis riparia voucher Wen_12938 chloroplast, complete genome genomic segment:
- the rpl2 gene encoding ribosomal protein L2 (50S ribosomal protein L2) encodes MAIHLYKTSTPSTRNRAVDSQVKSNPRNNLIYGQHRCGKGRNARGIITAGHRGGGHKRLYRKIDFRRNEKDIYGRIVTIEYDPNRNAYICLIHYGDGEKRYILHPRGAIIGDTIVSGTEVPIKMGNALPLTDMPLGTAIHNIEITLGKGGQLARAAGAVAKLIAKEGKSATLKLPSGEVRLISKNCSATVGQVGNVGVNQKSLGRAGSKCWLGKRPVVRGVVMNPVDHPHGGGEGRAPIGRKKPTTPWGYPALGRRSRKRNKYSDNLILRRRSK; translated from the exons ATGGCGATACATTTATACAAAACTTCTACCCCGAGCACACGCAATAGAGCCGTAGACAGTCAAGTGAAATCCAATCCACGAAATAATTTGATCTATGGACAGCATCGTTGTGGTAAAGGTCGTAATGCCAGAGGAATCATTACCGCAGGGCATAGAGGGGGAGGTCATAAGCGTCTATACCGTAAAATCGATTTTCGACGGAATGAAAAAGACATATATGGTAGAATCGTAACCATAGAATACGACCCTAATCGAAATGCATACATTTGTCTCATACACTATGGGGATGGTGAGAAGAGATATATTTTACATCCCAGAGGGGCTATAATTGGAGATACCATTGTTTCTGGTACAGAAGTTCCTATAAAAATGGGAAATGCCCTACCTTTG ACCGATATGCCCTTAGGCACGGCCATACATAACATAGAAATCACACTTGGAAAGGGTGGACAATTAGCTAGAGCAGCGGGTGCTGTAGCGAAACTGATTGCAAAAGAGGGGAAATCGGCCACATTAAAATTACCTTCTGGGGAGGTCCGTTTGATATCCAAAAACTGCTCAGCAACAGTCGGACAGGTGGGAAATGTTGGGGTGAACCAGAAAAGTTTGGGTAGAGCCGGATCTAAGTGTTGGCTAGGTAAGCGTCCTGTAGTAAGAGGAGTAGTTATGAACCCTGTAGACCATCCCCATGGGGGTGGTGAGGGGAGAGCCCCAATTGGTAGAAAAAAACCCACAACCCCTTGGGGTTATCCTGCACTTGGAAGAAGAAGTAGAAAAAGGAATAAATATAGCGATAATTTGATTCTTCGCCGCCGTAGTAAGTAG
- the rps8 gene encoding ribosomal protein S8 (30S ribosomal protein S8), with the protein MGRDTIADIITSIRNVDMDRKVTVRIASTNITENIVKILLREGFIENVRKHQESNKYFLVLTLRHRRNRKGTYRTILNLKRISRPGLRIYSNYQRIPRILGGMGIVILSTSRGIMTDREARLERIGGEILCYIW; encoded by the coding sequence ATGGGTAGGGACACTATTGCTGACATAATAACCTCTATACGAAATGTCGACATGGATAGAAAAGTAACGGTTCGAATAGCATCTACTAATATCACCGAAAACATTGTTAAAATACTTTTACGGGAAGGTTTTATCGAAAACGTGAGGAAACATCAGGAAAGCAACAAATATTTTTTGGTTTTAACCCTGCGACATAGAAGGAATAGGAAAGGAACATATAGAACTATTTTAAATTTAAAACGGATCAGTCGACCTGGTCTACGAATCTATTCTAACTATCAACGAATTCCTAGAATTTTAGGTGGTATGGGGATTGTAATTCTTTCTACTTCTAGAGGTATAATGACAGACCGAGAGGCTCGCCTAGAAAGAATTGGTGGAGAAATTTTGTGTTATATATGGTAA
- the petD gene encoding cytochrome b6/f complex subunit IV (cytochrome b6/f complex subunit 4) produces MGVTKKPDLNDPVLRAKLAKGMGHNYYGEPAWPNDLLYIFPVVILGTIACNVGLAVLEPSMIGEPADPFATPLEILPEWYFFPVFQILRTVPNKLLGVLLMVSVPAGLLTVPFLENVNKFQNPFRRPVATTVFLIGTAVALWLGIGATLPIDKSLTLGLF; encoded by the coding sequence AACAAAAAAACCTGACTTGAACGATCCTGTATTAAGAGCTAAATTAGCTAAAGGGATGGGTCATAATTATTACGGAGAACCCGCATGGCCCAATGATCTTTTATATATCTTTCCAGTAGTTATTCTAGGTACTATTGCATGTAACGTAGGCTTAGCGGTTCTAGAACCATCAATGATTGGTGAACCAGCAGATCCATTTGCAACTCCTTTGGAAATATTACCTGAATGGTATTTCTTTCCCGTATTTCAAATACTTCGTACAGTACCTAATAAGTTATTAGGTGTTCTTTTAATGGTTTCAGTACCTGCGGGATTATTAACAGTACCTTTTTTGGAAAATGTTAATAAATTCCAAAATCCATTTCGTCGTCCAGTAGCGACAACCGTTTTTTTGATTGGTACCGCAGTGGCCCTTTGGTTGGGTATTGGAGCAACATTACCTATTGATAAATCCCTAACTTTAGGTCTTTTTTAA
- the rpl22 gene encoding ribosomal protein L22 (start codon not determined), with the protein EKEDIKLKTEVYALSQSISMSAHKARRVLDQILGRSYRETLTILELMPYRACYPIFKLIYSAAANAKHNMGLNEEYLVITKATVNEGTTVKKLKPRARGRSYAIKRPTCHITIVLKDTALYEKYVVENSIRCLKKTGWIYKKKSTDITCHNMYSSGGVWDKK; encoded by the coding sequence GAAAAAGAAGATATAAAATTAAAAACAGAAGTATACGCTTTAAGTCAATCTATCTCTATGTCTGCTCACAAAGCGCGAAGAGTACTTGATCAAATTCTTGGACGTTCCTATCGGGAAACACTTACGATACTTGAACTCATGCCTTATCGAGCGTGTTATCCCATTTTTAAATTAATTTATTCTGCAGCAGCAAATGCTAAGCACAATATGGGTTTGAACGAAGAATATTTAGTCATTACTAAAGCCACAGTCAACGAGGGTACTACCGTGAAAAAATTGAAACCTCGAGCTCGAGGACGTAGTTATGCGATAAAAAGACCCACTTGTCATATAACTATTGTATTGAAAGATACAGCCTTATATGAAAAATATGTCGTAGAAAACTCTATCAGGTGTTTAAAAAAAACCGGATGGATATATAAAAAGAAGTCCACAGATATTACGTGTCATAATATGTATAGTAGTGGGGGAGTATGGGACAAAAAATAA
- the rpl36 gene encoding ribosomal protein L36 (50S ribosomal protein L36), translating to MKIRASVRKICEKCRLIRRRGRIIVICPNPRHKQRQG from the coding sequence ATGAAAATAAGGGCTTCTGTTCGTAAAATTTGCGAAAAATGTCGACTGATCCGTAGACGGGGACGAATTATAGTAATTTGTCCCAACCCGAGACATAAACAAAGACAAGGATAA
- the rps19 gene encoding ribosomal protein S19 (30S ribosomal protein S19): MTRSLKKNPFIAKHLLRKIAMLNTTWEKEIIVTWSRTSTIIPTMIGHTIAVHNGKEHFPIYITDRMVGHKLGEFSSTLNFRGHAKNDNRSRR, encoded by the coding sequence GTGACACGTTCACTAAAAAAAAATCCTTTTATAGCAAAGCATTTATTAAGAAAAATTGCTATGCTTAACACAACGTGGGAAAAAGAAATAATAGTAACTTGGTCCCGGACATCTACCATTATACCCACAATGATCGGCCATACTATTGCTGTACATAATGGAAAGGAGCATTTTCCTATTTATATAACAGATCGTATGGTAGGCCACAAATTGGGAGAATTTTCATCTACTCTAAATTTCCGGGGACACGCAAAAAACGATAATAGATCTCGTCGTTAA
- the rps3 gene encoding ribosomal protein S3 (30S ribosomal protein S3) gives MGQKINPLGFRLGTTQGHHSLWFAQPKNYSKGLQEDQKIRDCIKNYVQKNIRISSGVEGIARIEIQKRIDLIQVIIYMGFPKLLVEGKPRRIEELQMNVQKELNYVNRKLNIAITRITKPYGHPNILAEFIAGQLRNRVSFRKAIKKAIELTEQADTKGIQVQIAGRIDGKEIARVEWIREGRVPLQTIRAKIDYCSYRVRTIYGVLGIKIWIFVDEE, from the coding sequence ATGGGACAAAAAATAAATCCACTGGGTTTCAGACTTGGTACAACCCAAGGTCATCATTCGCTTTGGTTTGCACAACCAAAAAATTATTCCAAGGGTCTACAAGAAGATCAAAAAATACGGGATTGTATCAAGAATTATGTACAAAAAAATATAAGAATATCCTCTGGTGTCGAGGGAATTGCACGTATAGAGATTCAAAAAAGAATCGATCTGATTCAGGTCATAATCTATATGGGATTCCCAAAGTTATTAGTAGAAGGTAAACCACGAAGAATTGAAGAATTACAGATGAATGTACAAAAAGAATTGAATTACGTGAACCGAAAACTCAACATTGCTATTACAAGAATTACAAAACCTTACGGACATCCTAATATTCTTGCAGAATTTATAGCCGGACAATTAAGGAATAGAGTTTCGTTTCGCAAGGCAATAAAAAAAGCTATTGAATTAACTGAACAGGCAGATACAAAAGGAATTCAAGTACAAATTGCAGGGCGTATCGACGGAAAAGAAATTGCACGTGTTGAATGGATTAGAGAAGGAAGGGTTCCCCTACAAACCATTCGAGCTAAAATTGATTATTGTTCCTATAGAGTTCGAACTATATATGGGGTATTAGGCATCAAAATTTGGATATTTGTAGACGAGGAATAA
- the infA gene encoding translation initiation factor 1, which produces MKEQKWIHEGLITESLPNGMFRVRLDNENMILGYVSGRIRRSFIRILPGDRVKIEVSRYDSTKGRIIYRIRNKDSNN; this is translated from the coding sequence ATGAAAGAACAAAAATGGATTCATGAAGGTTTAATTACTGAATCACTTCCCAACGGTATGTTCCGGGTGCGTTTAGATAATGAAAATATGATTCTAGGTTATGTTTCAGGAAGGATCCGACGTAGTTTTATACGGATACTACCAGGAGATAGAGTCAAAATTGAAGTAAGTCGTTATGATTCAACCAAAGGGCGTATAATTTATAGAATCCGAAACAAGGATTCGAATAATTAG
- the rpoA gene encoding RNA polymerase alpha subunit (RNA polymerase alpha chain) — protein MVREKVTVSTRTLQWKCVESRVDNKRLCYGRFILSPLIKGQADTIGIAMRRALLGEIEGTCITRAKSEKIPHEYSTIVGIQESVHEILMNLKEIVLRSNLYGTRGAFICARGPGYVTAQDIISPPSVEIVDNTQHIARLMEPIDLCIGLQIERNRGYSIKRPNNFQDGSYPIDAVFMPVRNANHSIHSYGNGNERQEILFLEIWTNGSLTPKEALHEASRNLIDLFIPFLHAEEETLHLEYNQHKSTLPPLTFHDRLAKLRKNKKEIELKYIFIDQLELPPRIYNCLKRSNIHTLLDLLNKSQKDLMKIEDFRIEDVKQLLGILEKHFTID, from the coding sequence ATGGTTCGAGAGAAAGTAACAGTATCTACTCGGACACTGCAGTGGAAGTGTGTTGAATCAAGAGTAGACAATAAGCGTCTTTGTTATGGACGCTTTATTCTGTCTCCACTTATTAAAGGTCAAGCCGACACAATAGGCATTGCGATGCGAAGAGCTTTGCTTGGAGAAATAGAAGGAACATGTATCACACGTGCAAAATCTGAGAAAATACCCCATGAATATTCTACCATAGTAGGTATTCAAGAATCAGTACATGAAATTTTAATGAATTTGAAAGAAATTGTATTGAGAAGTAATCTGTATGGAACTCGCGGCGCGTTTATTTGTGCCAGGGGTCCTGGATATGTAACTGCTCAAGACATCATTTCACCGCCTTCTGTGGAAATCGTTGATAATACACAACATATAGCTAGACTGATGGAACCGATTGATTTGTGTATTGGATTACAAATCGAGAGGAATCGCGGATATAGTATAAAAAGGCCAAATAACTTTCAAGACGGAAGTTATCCTATAGATGCTGTATTCATGCCTGTTCGAAATGCGAATCATAGTATTCATTCTTATGGGAATGGGAATGAAAGACAAGAGATACTTTTTCTCGAAATATGGACAAATGGGAGTTTAACTCCTAAAGAAGCACTTCATGAAGCCTCCCGTAATTTGATTGATTTATTTATTCCTTTTCTACATGCGGAAGAAGAAACTTTACATTTAGAGTACAATCAACACAAGAGCACTTTACCCCCTCTTACTTTTCATGATAGATTGGCTAAACTAAGGAAAAACAAAAAAGAAATAGAATTGAAATATATTTTTATTGACCAATTAGAATTGCCTCCCAGGATCTATAATTGCCTCAAAAGGTCCAATATACATACATTATTAGACCTTTTGAATAAGAGTCAAAAGGATCTTATGAAAATTGAAGATTTTCGCATAGAAGATGTAAAACAGTTATTGGGCATTCTAGAAAAACATTTCACAATTGATTAA
- the rpl14 gene encoding ribosomal protein L14 (50S ribosomal protein L14): MIQPQTHLNVADNSGARELMCIRIIGTSNRRYAHIGDVIVAVIKEVVPNMPLERSEVIRAVIVRTCKELKRDNGMIIRYDDNAAVIIDQEGNPKGTRIFGAIVRELRQLNFTKIVSLAPEVL; the protein is encoded by the coding sequence ATGATTCAACCCCAGACCCATTTGAATGTAGCGGACAACAGCGGGGCCCGAGAATTGATGTGTATTCGAATCATAGGAACTAGTAATCGCCGATACGCTCATATTGGTGACGTTATTGTTGCTGTGATCAAAGAAGTAGTACCAAATATGCCTCTAGAAAGATCAGAAGTAATCAGAGCTGTAATTGTACGTACCTGTAAAGAACTCAAACGTGACAACGGTATGATAATACGATATGATGACAATGCTGCAGTTATTATTGATCAAGAAGGAAACCCAAAAGGAACTCGAATTTTTGGTGCGATCGTCCGGGAATTGAGACAGTTAAATTTTACTAAAATAGTTTCCTTAGCCCCTGAGGTATTATAA
- the rps11 gene encoding ribosomal protein S11 (30S ribosomal protein S11) encodes MAKPIPRIGSRRNGRIGSRKSARRIPKGVIHVQASFNNTIVTVTDVRGRVVSWSSAGTCGFRGTRRGTPFAAQTAAGNAIRTVVDQGMQRAEVMIKGPGLGRDAALRAIRRSGILLSFVRDVTPMPHNGCRPPKKRRV; translated from the coding sequence ATGGCAAAACCTATACCAAGAATTGGTTCACGTAGGAATGGACGTATTGGTTCACGTAAGAGTGCGCGTAGAATACCAAAGGGAGTTATTCATGTTCAAGCAAGTTTTAACAATACCATTGTGACCGTTACAGATGTACGGGGTCGGGTGGTTTCTTGGTCCTCGGCCGGTACTTGTGGATTCAGGGGTACAAGAAGAGGGACGCCATTTGCTGCTCAAACCGCAGCAGGAAATGCTATTCGTACAGTAGTGGATCAAGGTATGCAACGAGCAGAAGTCATGATAAAGGGTCCTGGTCTCGGAAGAGATGCAGCATTACGAGCTATTCGTAGAAGTGGTATACTATTAAGTTTCGTACGGGATGTAACTCCTATGCCACATAACGGCTGTAGACCTCCTAAAAAAAGACGTGTATAG
- the rpl16 gene encoding ribosomal protein L16, which yields MLSPKRTRFRKQHRGRMKGISYRGNRICFGRYALQALEPAWITSRQIEAGRRAMTRNVRRGGKIWVRIFPDKPVTVRPTETRMGSGKGSPEYWVAVVKPGRILYEMGGVAENIARKAISIAASKMPIRTQFIISG from the exons ATGCTTAGT CCCAAAAGAACCAGATTCCGTAAACAACATAGAGGAAGAATGAAGGGAATATCTTATCGAGGTAATCGTATTTGTTTCGGTAGATACGCTCTTCAAGCACTTGAACCTGCTTGGATCACATCTAGACAAATAGAAGCGGGGCGACGAGCAATGACACGAAACGTACGCCGTGGTGGAAAAATATGGGTACGTATATTTCCAGACAAACCAGTTACAGTAAGACCTACAGAAACACGTATGGGTTCGGGGAAAGGATCCCCCGAATATTGGGTAGCTGTCGTTAAACCAGGTAGAATACTTTATGAAATGGGCGGAGTAGCAGAAAATATAGCTAGAAAAGCTATTTCAATAGCGGCGTCCAAAATGCCTATACGAACTCAATTCATTATTTCGGGATAG
- the rpl23 gene encoding ribosomal protein L23 (50S ribosomal protein L23) — MDGIKYAVFTDKSIRLLGKNQYTSNVESGSTRTEIKHWVELFFGVKVIAMNSHRLPGKGRRMGPIMGHTMHYRRMIITLQPGYSIPPLRKKRT, encoded by the coding sequence ATGGATGGAATCAAATATGCAGTATTTACAGACAAAAGTATTCGGTTATTGGGGAAAAATCAATATACTTCTAATGTCGAATCAGGATCAACTAGGACAGAAATAAAGCATTGGGTCGAACTCTTCTTTGGTGTCAAGGTAATAGCTATGAATAGTCATCGACTCCCGGGAAAGGGTAGAAGAATGGGACCTATTATGGGACATACAATGCATTACAGACGTATGATCATTACGCTTCAACCGGGTTATTCTATTCCACCTCTTAGAAAGAAAAGAACTTAA